The genomic interval CCAAGAGTTTTTGCGTGTTAAACTCGGTGTTGTTGGCGATGCGATCGATCTCCGCTATCAACTGGTCTACTTCTTTCTGCAGTTCAGCACGGTCGTTGCTATTATTCGTGTCGTTGGCAGACTGCACTGCCAGCTCGCGCATACGCTGCAAAATGGAATGAGTTTCATTCAGGACACCCTCTGCCGTTTGAATTAAGGATATTCCATCCTGCGCGTTCTTGGCAGCCATTTCCAGGCCCCGAATCTGCCCCCGCATTTTTTCACTGATAGCCAAACCCGCCGCATCGTCACCAGCACGATTGATACGCAGGCCCGATGATAATTTCTCCAGAGACTTATTCTGGAGTACATTGTTCGCTGACAATTGACGATACGTGTTCAGACTGGCGATGTTGTGGTTAATCCTCATTTTTCCTTCCTCCTTGAAGATTTTTTCGCCCGGGCGTCCGTGCCCGGCGTTTATTCAACAGATTGGTTTACTCTGCTTTGGCCCTGACTGATTACTGCTCAGCCGCCACTTCACCTCCTCCCCTGGGCCGACAGCGTTATGGTCCAAATTGACCTGGTCAATTTGGACAACCTACTTAAAATATCGAAGGCGACCGCGCCGCCCTTTATCTGTAACCACCGTTAATTTTCGCCGATAAGATTTAAAATCCATCGAAATGTCAATCATTCATCTTTTTTCTCGTTTTTTATCTCTCTGGCTATTTCTTGCAGCAGTTGATCAATTTTACCCGGTCCGGGTACAGACAGAGCGGCCGCCCGGTTCTGCTCCTGGATGGCCTGGTAGACTTCGCGCCGGTAGACACGCACCGAACGGGGCGCCTGCACACCCAGGCGCACCTGGTCGCCCTGGATCTCCACCACCGTCACTTCGATTTCATCGCCGATCATGATGCTTTCGTTCAGTTTTCTGGACAAGACAAGCATACGTTCCTCCAACTCGCCCTAGCGAGATTTACTCCCATTTATAGCTATAAAAACAGATTATGTTATATCTCGCCAACAATAAAAAAACAAAGGGACCAGTCCCGTATAAAACTGCGTGCGTGCTCTGCTTTCGCCCAGCACAAGAACCTTAAGGTTTCATCCAGGTAATCCCATGCCCAGAGGCTCACTATACGCTCTATATCTTGACCACTTTTAAACATTTACTAAGAGCAAAAGGAGTTAGTTTTTCATGTCCAATCCCTACCACCACTACAGCTAACCACCCAGATACCCTGTTATCAGTTCTCCCTTCAATAGCTGCAGGAAGTAGCCGCCCATACCGCGGTCATCGTCTTAGCCCCCGACACAGGCCCTCACTTCCCCCGCCCGCGCTGGCGAACCGACTGCCACTGTCTCCGCAGTAGCCGCCGACTCAGGAAAGACACAATGGCGGGTCGTGTAGCCGCTCCCGTTCAAGATGACCTGCCGGGCCCGTCTGGCCGCCACGTTAATTACCACCGGGGCCAGGAGGTTGGCCGTCATCAACCGCGGGTCGGCCGGTACCGTCAGGATAACCAGGACCTCCACCTCCCCGTCTCCTGCCGTCAGGCCAATTTCCTCCAGTTCGTCCGGTGGGATCACCGGCTGATAATCAGGGAAAAAACGCTGCGGCCAGGTCACAACAAACGCCACCTCGGATCGTTCCAGCGACTGCAGGAAGTAAAAAGGGCTGTCATCCCCGTGCGGCAGCAGGACATACCGGCGGGTGTCCGCAAAACCGGGTAGCCCGGCGGGAAATTCAATTATTCTGGTTTCATCAACCTCAATCTCGCCAAAGTGGCGCGTCTGGATCAGCATACGCATGTACCTCCCCGTATCGCACTAGCGCCCAAGATAGTTACCATGTCCGCAGGCGACCGGCGGCACCGCCCCAGCCGGGCGCCGGCGCTATTTTCGGCAGCCACACCCGCCCTGTCGCCCCTGGGCCGGATCTGCGCCGTCACACCCGGACATCAACATTCCCACCCACATACCGAATCTCCAGCACCGGCGGCTGGCGCAGGTACCCCCGCACCACACCCCGGCGCAGCTCCACGTCTACACACCCCGGCTTCAGGTCGACCGTCACCTCGCCCGGTGCGTAGTGCTGCTCTCCGGGGACCTCCCGCCACCGGATCTCAGGCGGGTGCTGCGGCACCAGGCCCACGTCGAACTCGTCGTCGGGCGTGGTGTTCTCCCGCGCGATGTTGGCGATCGCGTCTGTCTCCCCCGTTTCGATCGCCGCCAGCCGATCGCCCTCCTCGGCAATCTTGGCCGTCGCCTCCACCGCCACCGCCGCTCCCTGCGCCGCCCAAGCATGCCAGAAACGGTTCGGGTCGTACAACCCCAGGTCCTCCCGGGCGGCGGTGGTGTCAATGTCAAGCTCCAGTCGGTCGGGGCGCACAGACAGCACCGGCTGGGTGTGGTTAACCGCGAAGCGGTGGTGGGTGACGGCAATCTGGAGAAAAGGTGCGGTTAGCTCCAGACCGAGCCGGCCCCAGATCTGGTCGATGCGCAGCAGCACCTTGATAACCTCCTGTGAAAAGTCCAATGAAACCAAAAACACCGAAAAAACATAAAACTTGATAATCCTTAACAAATAGTTCGTCAAAGCTTAAAACTAACATCGTAATAGTCTAAAACACAAAAAAGAGACAAAACCCTTGAAACCCAGTTTCCTATTCTGTTTTCGACATTCCAGAACGCCCAAAACACAAAGTAATAAAGCCACAAAATCCTCAAAAATCACGAAAACCCCTTCAGGCGCTCCCGAAAATCTGGTCACCGTTTACCAATACCTTAAACCATTACGCCCGATAGAATCACCGTTTTCCACGAATTTATACCAGCCTCAACCAAACCATAACGTTAACCCGCCTCTTCCCTACCGCAAAAAATCCACCAGGGTCGGCTGGATGATCCGCGCCCCCGCGGCCAGCGAGGCCCGGTAGACGTTTTCCTGCATCTTCAGGTTCATGATCACTTCCGCCAGGTCAGCGTCTTCGCTCTGGGCCAGCAACTCCGTATAGTTTTTCTCCAGGTCTTCTAAGCGCGTCTGGTGCAGTTCCAGGCGGTTGAGCTTCGCCCCGACCACTGCCCGCTCATTTAAAACATTATCAATGTTCTGGTCAATTTCCTGCAAACGCTGGTTAAGCCCGGCAGTATCTCCGCTCACCAGGTTATCCGACAGGTCTTTGAGCACCTTGAAAAGCCGTGGCGTGCCTCCCGTACCGTTAAAAATCACGCTCCCCGGCGAATTCACCGTCAGCAGCGCCCCCTGGGCCACTTCCAGCCGGAATTCCTGGTCGTTCCCCTGCCAGCCCGTCCCTGTACTTAAGTCATAGGTCGTCGGGTCATAGGGTGGCGCCGTGGTGTTAGTGCCACCGAATATGTACTTGGCGCCATAGGTGGTGTTCGCGATCTGTCCCACCTGCTCGGCCAGCTGGTCCACCTCTTTGGCGATCGCCGCCCGGTCCGTCGGTGCCAGACTGCCGTTGGCGCCGTAGACCGTCAGTTCCCGCACCCGCTGCAGGATGCTGGTCAGGCTGTCCAGGGCGCTGTCCGCTGTATTCAGCCAGTTGCCGGCCTCGCGCACCTTCTCCAGATATTCGTTGACCTCGGCCAGGTTGGTCCGCCAGCGCAAGGTATTCGTCACCGCGATCGGATTGTCGGAAGGCACCTGCACTGTGCGCCCCGAAGCCAATTTTTCTTCCGTCTCGTCCAGCACGTTCATGTTCCGGTACAGGTTGCGCATCAGGTTATTCACCATCATGTTGTTCGTAATCCGCATGACCATTCACCTACCTTCCCACTACGCCCAGCCGGCTGATCAGGATCTCCAGCATCTCGTCCACCGCGGTGATCAGCCGGGCCGCGGCTCCATAAGCATGTTGGAACCGGATCATGTTGGTCATCTCCTCGTCGATGGACACCCCCGCCGTCTGCTGCCGCTTGTTGTCCAGCTGTTGCAGCAAAACCTCCTGGTTTTTGCACATTCGCCTGGCCTCTTGAGCATCCACCCCGATCTGGGCCACCGCCGAGCGCCAGTAGTCGTCAAATGACGCATTACCCATCATCGTCACATCGTGTTTCAAGGCCGCCAGGGCCAGGGCATTGCTGCCATCACCCGGCTGGCCACGGACATTGCCGTCGGGTAATGTTTCAACCTGGGTCGCCGCCGCCAGTTTATCGAGGTTATCCCTGACCGCCGGGTTCAGGTCAATGAATGACGCCCACGACACAAAGGTATCCCCTGGAAAATCCGCCGGCTCCTTAAACAGCTTCACGTGTTCGTACACCCCGCCGGTACTGGTGTCCAATCCGTACCCCTGTTCATGAACCTCGTTCATCTTTTTCGTGATGGCTTCCGCCAGGGCATCGAGTTTCTGGCGCAGGTCGGGGACCATCCCCGTATGTTTCGTCCCGTCCCAGGTGCCGCGCGCCTCGATCAATCCTTTTATGCTCCCACCCCGCAGATCAACCGGCTGCTCATCGACCGCCCAGACCATGTTGTAAAATCCGCGGGGATCACTCTCGTCACGTTTGGCGATCACACCGTAAGCCTGAACATCGTGCACCAGCACCCGGCCGCCAAGATAAATATTGACCAACCCCGATTGTTCCACCCGGATTTGGACATCCACTAACCGCGTCAGTTGGTCAATCAGATAGTCACGCTGGTCGTACAGGTCGTTCGGCTCCTGTCCTGATACTTTAATATTCAGGATCTGCTGGTTCAAGTCGGCGATTTGCGTCGCCAGGGAATTAACCTCCCGCACCTGGACCTCCACCGACTGGTTCAGGTCCTCCTGCAGTTCCTGGTACTGCTTGTCCATGTGGTGGAAAGTTTCTGCCAGGGCAATGGCGCTCTGGATCACCGTGGAACGCGCAGCCCGGCTCTCGGGTGACTCAGAAAGTTTCTGCAGCGACACCCAGAATTGGTCCATCACGCTGCGCAGGCCACTGTCGGAAGGTTCATTGATAATCAATTCCACCTTGTCCAGGGCCTCCTGCTTGCTGGCCCAGTAGCCGGCTGTGGTATTCTCTTTTCGGTACTGGGCGTCGGCAAAATTGTCCCGCAGGCGGCGGATCTGCTCAATCGTCACCCCGGTGCCCATCTGGCCAATCCCGGTCGTCAAATCATTGACCGGGGGAGTGGCCACCAGCACCGCCTCCTGCCGCGTGAACCCCGGTGTATTCGCGTTAGCAATGTTGTGCCCCGTCACATTCAGGGCTGCCTGCTGGGTAATAACTGCTTTCCGGCCGATTTCCAAACCGAAAAAACTCATCTGTCGCCCTCTTCTCCTCAAAAATATATAATCTTATCCCTACACCTTCACATCCAGAATTCTGGCCTCCTGGCACGATGGTTTATCCGCCGCCGCTTCCGCCGTGTAGACGCCATCCCCCTGGGGCTCAGTTAACAAGCGCAAGGTGTACTCGACCCAGTCCATGGCCTGCCGGAGCAGACTGGCGTTTTCCCGGTTTGTCTCCTGGAGTTCAGTGACAGTCCGCATCAAATCGTCGCGCAGGTTAAATAAAGGTTTAGCCTGCTCGGGCGGCAATTTTTCCAGGAGACTGGTCACCGTCAGTTCATCGGCTGACAGGCCGAACAGCTCGGCCAGTCTGGTCTGACAGTCCCGCCGCCCGTCCTCCAAACGCAACCCCTGGATCACCAGCTGCTCTTCTAATTGGTTCGCCTTCTCCAGTTCTTGGAGATTACCCTCGATGATGTGCTGCTGTTTCGCCCGGGCCAAGCCGGCCAGTTTGCGGTAAAGCTGATGCTGCTGGCGCATAATCTCGGTCAGTTGCGCAACGGTTTCTTGCACGCCGGCTCACTCCTTTTTAAACCAATTCATCCACCAGTCGTCGGCCCAACAGCTTCTCCGCGATCTCTTCACTGGAAACGGAATACGCGCCTTTCTCGATCGCTTCTTTCAATTCCCTGACCCGGTCCTCACGGATGTCCGGGGTCTCCCGGACCTTCTGGGCCGCCAGTTGAATGGCCTTTCCCTGTTCGGATAGTACCAGCTCATCGGCTTTCCCCGTCCCCCCAGGCGCCTCCTTCCGGCCCGGGGCGTTAACCTTCATCTGCTGACCGTAAATTTTCAAGAAATGATTAATTTGGTTACTGGAAATGATCATTTGTCTGCACCTACTTCTTTATAATATCCGTCCGCCACTTCTGTTCGCTCTTCGACCGCTTGACTGGCTGTTCTTTCTCTACCGGCCGGGTCAATCGTTTAATGTTCCGCGTCAGTTCGTCTCGACACGCTTCGCACAGTCGCCCGGCCGAGATTGGGCAACCGCAGCTTTCACACTCCAGCACTCCCTCCGTAATTAACCCCTTGGCAATCAGCCGGCCATCTTTTAAAAAACGAATAATCTTGTCGGCCCCTACCCCGGTGGCCTCGCTAACCTCTGTAATCGTCGGATTACGGTGTTCGCGCACGTACTCCCGCACCAGTTCGAACTCCTTTTCCTCCTCCTCCAGGCAGGCTGGGCAGAGATTTTGACCGACGAAGGCAAACAAGCGTCCACACTCAGGACAGTTGCGCAGGTCCACCCTTGTTCCCTCCTTATTCACTTTAAAATATATTATCGTTAAATCCTGGGCAAAACTTTAGCCCAAATCTACAGCCATTATTTCCCACGCCCCGCCGCAACCACGGCCACCAGCACTTGACGTGCGCCAGCCTCCATCAGCACCCGGCTGCACTCGCCCGCGGTTGAACCAGTAGTCAGCACATCATCAACCAATAATACCCTTTTCTCCCTGACCATCGTCGGCTGTTTCACGGCAAAGGCACCGGTCAAGTTATGCTGGCGTTCTTCTCTCCCCAACTCCGTCTGCGCCGGGGTATCAATCAACCGCACCAGGGCCCCCTTCCCAAACGGCAAACCCAATTCCCTGGCCAAAGTTTGACCTAGCAGCTCCGCTTGATTGAAGCCGCGCCGCCGGTATTTGGCCTGATGCAAGGGAACCGGGACGACCACCTCGGCCGCACCGAACGCGGGCTCTCCCTGCACGGCTTCCGCTATTAATTGGCCCAATGGTCTGGCCAGCCAGCGTTTTTTCTGGTACTTCAGTCGATGCACAACCTCTTTGAGACGGCCTTCATAAGGACCAACCGCTCGCGCCAGGGTGTAGGTAGGCCGGGACATTTGACAATCAAGGCAAAATAACGGCTGAGAAAATGGCCCCAGTTCCCCGTGAAGAAACTTACCGCATCGTCGACAGATCGGCCCGGCCCGCTGGTGCGCCAGTTCCCGGGCGCAATCAGCACAACAGGGTACAGGGCCCAGGGAGGACAGGACCCGGTCACAGAAAGGACAGTTTACAGGGTGCGGATAAATCAGCTCAAGCAAGGCCTCCCAGAGGGTGTTCATTCGCCGACTCCTTAAAACAGCTTCTGCTAATAGCTTAACGAAAATAACAGGAAAGAGCAATAACAACCAGGGCAGCTAAAAAGGCCGCGTCAGATCGACCGGCCTCTTTTCTTAAACAACGACCTGATTTCCTGCCTATTCCATTTTGGCCAGTTGCTCGTAGAGATACTCGTTCAAAACCTTGATGTAGGTTCCCTTCATCCCCAGCGACCGTGCCTGGATTACGCCCGCACTCTCCAATTTCCGCAGGGCGTTCACAATCACGGAGCGCGTCAACATGTATTTATCGGCCAGACGAATCGCGACGACAAACCCTTCGTCACCCTCTAATTCCTTAAAGATATATTTGACGGCTTCGATTTCGGAATAAGATAGTACCGCCAAAGCCTGCGCTACCGCTTCTCGCTTCCGGTTTTCTCGCTCATTACGCTCACTGATCTGGCGCAAGATTTCCAGACCGATCACCGCCGCACCGTGCTCGGCCAGGATCGTGTCCTCGGTGGAAAAAGCCTTCCGTTTGACCAGCCCCAGTGTACCTAAACGTTTCTGTCCGCTGTGGATCGGGATGATCGTCAGAAAAGCCTCGACTAAGGGGTAGTTGACCGCGACTTCATTAAAATTAGACAGCCACTCCATATACTCGGGCTTGATTCCTCTTTGGTCGCAGATGCGTCCATCCAGTTCTGGGCGCGGAACGCCGGGCCATTTATAGTATCCCAGCTTCTGCCCCTGGTCATCCAATATATAGACTGCCGCTTCTGTCAACTCGCTCAGGGTCCGGGCCATTTCATCAAAATCCGCTGGTTGCTCCGATTGGTGTTGGATGCTTTTGTTTAAAATCCGGGTTTTCTGCAACAGTCCTTCCAGTTCCAATAACCTTCTCTCCTTCCCATCCCCCAGATAGACAAAACTATTATTTTTTGAATATTTCGTCACTCAACCTGAATTTCCTGCCTGCTGCAAAATTTTTTAAAAAAAAGGGGACAGGCTACTTTTTTGCAAAGCAAAAAAGTAGCCTGTCCCCTTTTTTACTTAATCAGGGCGGTGAGTTTCAGGAGGTCGCCAACCCGGGTGTTAGAAGAGCGGACTGTCCCCGCCGGTAGTTCGATCACCATCTTCGCCTCGGGAATCTTGGGGCTGATCACAAATGGCTGCATCTCTTCTATCACAAAGAGGACCTGGAATTCTCTGTCTACAAACAAGACGTCAATGGCAAACCGCATGAAACAAGTGTGAATTGCCCGGCAGGGAGTAAGGAGCAAGCCCGACCCGTGCGGCATCTCCGGTCGTCCCAGTAATCCCCGGCAGCGCCGCCAAAAAGTATTGGCCAATTCCACCTGACTGGCCAGCGTCACCTGCCTGGTCACATTGTAAAGCTCCACCCCGCCCACCTCCTATCGCCCAAAAACCTTGAGCATCTGCAGTACCGCGGGTCCCAGCAGAACGATGAAAATAGTAGGGAAAATAAACAGTACCAGCGGGAACAGCATCTTAATCGGAGCCTTCATCGCTTTTTCCTCCGCCCGCTGCCGCCGCTGCCGGCGCATCTGCTCGGATTGCAGGCGTAAAACATTGCCGATGCTCACCCCCAACTGATCGGCCTGGACCATCGCCCCGACAAACGTGGTCAGGTCATCGACACCTGTGCGGTCCGCCAGGTCGCGCAAGGCCTCCCGCCGCGGTTTACCCATCCGGATTTCCTGCAGCAGCCGCCCAAATTCAGCCGCCAGCACCCCGTCAGTTTTTTCGATAACCTTCTGTAAAGCCCCGTCAAAAGCTAAACCCGCCTCCACGCTCACCGTGAGTAAATCCAGCACATCGGGCAAACGTTTGACCAGTTCTTCCTGCCGTTGTTGGGTCCGGAAACGCAGGTAAATTTCTGGGCCTAAAACAGCCAACCCAGCCACCAGGGCAGTCAAGAGCAAACCAGCGCTCAGGCGCCAGTGCCAGGGGATAGTCGCCAACGCGACCGCCACCGCGAGCAGCCCTAAACCGTACTGGATAGCCAGAAACTCGTTGGCTGACAAATTGCCCGGGTTGCCGGCCATGGCCAGCTTGTGCTGAAGCCCCGCCCTCTTCCTGGACGGCATCAGCTTCTCCATGCGGCCGGCCATTTTCCTCAGGAAGGGGCGAATTACCCGGTCGGCAAAAGGCTGGTTCAACTTTTCATAAACCTCTTCCCGCTGCTCAGTGTTACGCTGCCACTGGTTTAAGCGGGATAAAACAGCCAGACGTTCGCGGTACAGGTACTGCCAGAAGGCCAGAGTAAAGAGCGACGCGGTCAGGCCTGCACTGCAGGTAACAAGCCAAATCACATTTGATCACTCCAAAGCTTGATATTAAATATTGATATTAAATAATTTCACTATTAGGTCAGCCCTCATACCTCGATATTGACAATTTTCTTGATCAACATAGCCCCCACGATCTCGGAAACAATCCCGGCCACCACGATCGCGTTCCCCAGCGGTTCGGTGAACAGTGGCTTAATATAACCAGGGTTGATTAATAGAATCATCCCGACCACTCCCAGAGGTAACAAGCCGATAATCAGTCCGGAAATTCGTCCCTGGGCGGTTAAAGTCCGGATTTCCCCTTTAATCCGGATGCGTTCCCGGATGGTCAAGGAAATGTTATCCAAAACCTCCGCCAGATTCCCCCCCACCTGCCGCTGAATCAGGACCGCAGTCACGATCAGATCCAGGTCGTCGCTGGCCACCCTTTTATGCAGATTCAGCAACGCTTCTTCGGTGGTTGTCCCCAGGTTTATTTCCCGCAGGACAAGCCCGAATTCATCAGCGATCGGCGCCGGCATCTCCCGGCTGACCATCTCCATCGCCTGGAGGAAACTGTAACCAGCACGGAGTGAATTGGTCATCACGGTCAGCGCCTCGCCGAGCTGCTGGTTAAACCTGACCAACCGTCTGGCCCTGGCCCGGCCGACCAGCAGCGGGGGAACCAGCCAGCCCAGCACCCCCAGCACAGTCGCTGAAGCTATGTTTTCGGTCAGCAGCCAGCCCAACCCCAGAGCCCCCAGACCCGCCAGCAGGTTGAGCAGGATAAATTCCTCGCCGCGCAGCGGGATGTCGGCCCGCATCAACTCCTGCTCGATCCGGCGGGTGAAGGCACGCGCCGCGAAAATCTGGCTGGCCTGCCGGAGCAAGGCGCGCCAGGTTAACTTTTTTTGCCGGGGAAGGTCACCTCGGGGACGCGCCGGCGTGGTCTGCCCCGCAGTATATCGCCGCAGCCGCTCATGGATCGCCTGTCGCCGGGCCCCGATTAACCCGAACAGGGCGATGGCCAGCATGGTCGCGGTGAGAAAAGCAAAAACGGTAATGATCCCGATCAGCATCCATGGTCATCCTTTCGCCATTGCTGCTTACCATAAAAAGGGCCACATCCATATCCGAAAAATCCCCTATATCCGAAAAATCTCCGCCGGCAGCTTGATCCCGGCCGCCTCCAGACGGTCGATAAATTTTGGCCGAATACCGGTGGCCCGGAAACGGCCGATGATCCGCCCGTGGTCATCAACCCCCTGCTGCTCGTACACAAAAATATCCTGCAGGACGATCACATCGCCCTCCATCCCCTGGACTTCGGTCAAATAGGTTATTTTGCGGCTGCCGTCACGCAGGCGGCTCTGGTGGACGATCAGGTCAAGCGCCGAGGCGATCTGTTCCCTGATCGCCCGCACCGGCAGCTCCATCCCCGCCATCAGCACCATCGTCTCCAGGCGAGCTAGCAAATCCCGGGGAGAGTTGGCGTGCGCGGTAGTCAGCGAACCATCATGCCCCGTGTTCATCGCCTGCAGCATGTCCAGAGCCTCACCACTGCGCACCTCGCCCACCACGATCCGGTCGGGCCGCATCCGCAGGGAGTTGCGCACCAGGTCGCGGATGGTGATCGCCCCTTTCCCTTCAATGTTCGCCGGGCGGCTTTCCAGACTGATGACGTGTTCCTGGTGCAACTGAAGTTCAGCCGCATCCTCAATGGTGATAATCCGCTCATCAGGCGGAATAAAAGAGGACAGGACATTGAGCGTTGTCGTCTTACCCGAACCAGTCCCGCCGGAAACTACCAGGTTAAGCCTGGCCTTAACACAAGCCTCGATAAACCTGGCCATCTCGGGGGTCAGGGTGCCAAACCGAATCAGATCTTCGATCTTGAGGGGGTCACGGGCAAACTTGCGAATCGTGATTGTTGGACCACCTAAAGCTAAAGGGGGAATAATCGCGTTGACCCGCGAACCATCCGGCAGCCGGGCGTCCACCATCGGCATACTCTCATCGATCCGCCGGCCGAGGGGAGCGACAATCTTCTCGATGATGTGCAGGACGTGCTCGTTGTCCCGGAAGGTGATATCCGTCAGCTGGAGTCGCCCATGCCGCTCAACGTAGACCTGCTTCGGCCCATTGACCATGATCTCCGAGACCGTCGGGTCCTGAATCAGGGGATTGATCGGGCCAAAACCAAAGACCTCGTCCAGGATCTCATTTAAGATCTTCTGCCGGTCGGTGCGGGAAATAAAGGCGGGCTGGCTGTCGATCACCTCATTCACGATGCTCTCCACCTGGGCGGTTAGCTGAGCATCATCCAGGTCCCGTTTGTCCTTCTCCTTCGTGGTAAGGAAATCGGCATCCAGTTCTTCGATGATCTGTTTATGAATCCGCTGCTTCAGCTCCTGGTAGGGATCGGGCCGGACTGCGGTCGGGGTTGACCGGTCGCGCCCTTTATCTACGCTTGTCCGGGCAGTGCCTTTTTCCTGTTCCAGTCGTTTCAGTAGAGACATGCTCCGCGTACCTCCAATAATACCAACAGCTATCTCCTCACCATAAAGATATGTATAAACACCTGTTTCTTCGGGGTCAGAGGCGCGGGTTTCGACCGCTACTTCGCCAACTTTCTGTTATTCATACCTGCAACGTTACCGACCGCGCCAACAGTCAGCGGACTGCTCCTCAGGCATTCATTGGGTCACTCCTCCTGGGCCTATTCCTGCCGTTTCAACGCACCCGAATGGCTCAGGGCGCTACGTCGAAATCCCTCGCCTCCTTACTCGTCAGCGCTCGCAGCTTACTATGCGGCAGCTAGGTCAAGCCCGGCCCCCCAGGAGCCGGCCCCACAGTCCGCGCTTACCCACCGCCGCCAACTCTTCCTGGCTGCCTTTGTTGTTCATCACTAGGTAAGCCAGGTCTTTCACACTCTGCGCTACCCGCGAGCCGGGGTGGCTGAGCACAAAGGGGACCCCCCGGTTCACCGCCGAAGTGACAATTTTCCCGTCGCTGGGGATCTCGGACGCGATCCGAAAATTCAAGGCCCTTTCCACATCCTCCGCCTTGATCCCCACATCACTCGTCGCCCGGGTTAAGACCAGTTTGACTTTGCCCTTGTGGTGCAGAGACTCAAGCACCTCCATGCTTAATTTGACGTTCTTGATCGTGGGTAAGTCCAGGGCCGCGACCATCAGGATCTGGTCAGCGGCATCCAGCGCCGTCAGTGTGGTCTCGTTAAAAGCAGCTGGCGTATCGATCAGAATAAAATCATACGTTTCCTTCAGCACCCCCAGGATCTTTTCGACCTGGCCAGGGCTGATCAGTTCAGCATATTCTGGTCGGTTCGGCGCCGCCAGGATCTTCACCCCCTGCTCCTCAACCAGATAATTTTCCATCAATTCCGCATCCAGCAGGTGGAACTCCTGGAGCAAGTCGGTAATGGTCCGTCTGGGCATCACGTTGAGCATGACCGCTACATCCCCAAACTGCAGGTCCAGGTCCACCACCACCACTCTGGTATTCACCTCCCGCTGCAAGCTCAGCGCCAGGTTGGTGACCAGGGTGGTTTTGCCCACCCCGCCCTTGGTGCTGAACACCGTGACCACCTGCGGCTTCGGCCGCGTCGCCTGGTCCAGGGCCCGGTGGGTCGCCTGCTGCAGCTTGCGGCGGCGTTCGAGCTCATAGACCTTACGGATGGTGTCGGCCAGCTCATCACTGCTGAACGGCTTGATCAAATACTCCCGGGCCCCGGCCATCATCGCTTTTTTCAGGTACTCCTGCTCACCCTGAACAGAAATAACAATAATGCTGGCGGTCGGCACCCGCAGGCTGATGATCTCCGTCGCTCCGATGCCGTCCAGAACCGGCATATTGATATCCATCAGGATAATAT from Bacillota bacterium carries:
- the flgL gene encoding flagellar hook-associated protein FlgL, yielding MVMRITNNMMVNNLMRNLYRNMNVLDETEEKLASGRTVQVPSDNPIAVTNTLRWRTNLAEVNEYLEKVREAGNWLNTADSALDSLTSILQRVRELTVYGANGSLAPTDRAAIAKEVDQLAEQVGQIANTTYGAKYIFGGTNTTAPPYDPTTYDLSTGTGWQGNDQEFRLEVAQGALLTVNSPGSVIFNGTGGTPRLFKVLKDLSDNLVSGDTAGLNQRLQEIDQNIDNVLNERAVVGAKLNRLELHQTRLEDLEKNYTELLAQSEDADLAEVIMNLKMQENVYRASLAAGARIIQPTLVDFLR
- a CDS encoding DUF192 domain-containing protein, yielding MELYNVTRQVTLASQVELANTFWRRCRGLLGRPEMPHGSGLLLTPCRAIHTCFMRFAIDVLFVDREFQVLFVIEEMQPFVISPKIPEAKMVIELPAGTVRSSNTRVGDLLKLTALIK
- the codY gene encoding GTP-sensing pleiotropic transcriptional regulator CodY, with translation MEGLLQKTRILNKSIQHQSEQPADFDEMARTLSELTEAAVYILDDQGQKLGYYKWPGVPRPELDGRICDQRGIKPEYMEWLSNFNEVAVNYPLVEAFLTIIPIHSGQKRLGTLGLVKRKAFSTEDTILAEHGAAVIGLEILRQISERNERENRKREAVAQALAVLSYSEIEAVKYIFKELEGDEGFVVAIRLADKYMLTRSVIVNALRKLESAGVIQARSLGMKGTYIKVLNEYLYEQLAKME
- a CDS encoding flagellar assembly protein FliW, translated to MLIQTRHFGEIEVDETRIIEFPAGLPGFADTRRYVLLPHGDDSPFYFLQSLERSEVAFVVTWPQRFFPDYQPVIPPDELEEIGLTAGDGEVEVLVILTVPADPRLMTANLLAPVVINVAARRARQVILNGSGYTTRHCVFPESAATAETVAVGSPARAGEVRACVGG
- a CDS encoding flagellar protein FlgN — protein: MQETVAQLTEIMRQQHQLYRKLAGLARAKQQHIIEGNLQELEKANQLEEQLVIQGLRLEDGRRDCQTRLAELFGLSADELTVTSLLEKLPPEQAKPLFNLRDDLMRTVTELQETNRENASLLRQAMDWVEYTLRLLTEPQGDGVYTAEAAADKPSCQEARILDVKV
- a CDS encoding ComF family protein, whose product is MNTLWEALLELIYPHPVNCPFCDRVLSSLGPVPCCADCARELAHQRAGPICRRCGKFLHGELGPFSQPLFCLDCQMSRPTYTLARAVGPYEGRLKEVVHRLKYQKKRWLARPLGQLIAEAVQGEPAFGAAEVVVPVPLHQAKYRRRGFNQAELLGQTLARELGLPFGKGALVRLIDTPAQTELGREERQHNLTGAFAVKQPTMVREKRVLLVDDVLTTGSTAGECSRVLMEAGARQVLVAVVAAGRGK
- the flgM gene encoding flagellar biosynthesis anti-sigma factor FlgM, which encodes MIISSNQINHFLKIYGQQMKVNAPGRKEAPGGTGKADELVLSEQGKAIQLAAQKVRETPDIREDRVRELKEAIEKGAYSVSSEEIAEKLLGRRLVDELV
- the csrA gene encoding carbon storage regulator CsrA; the encoded protein is MLVLSRKLNESIMIGDEIEVTVVEIQGDQVRLGVQAPRSVRVYRREVYQAIQEQNRAAALSVPGPGKIDQLLQEIAREIKNEKKDE
- the flgK gene encoding flagellar hook-associated protein FlgK; translated protein: MSFFGLEIGRKAVITQQAALNVTGHNIANANTPGFTRQEAVLVATPPVNDLTTGIGQMGTGVTIEQIRRLRDNFADAQYRKENTTAGYWASKQEALDKVELIINEPSDSGLRSVMDQFWVSLQKLSESPESRAARSTVIQSAIALAETFHHMDKQYQELQEDLNQSVEVQVREVNSLATQIADLNQQILNIKVSGQEPNDLYDQRDYLIDQLTRLVDVQIRVEQSGLVNIYLGGRVLVHDVQAYGVIAKRDESDPRGFYNMVWAVDEQPVDLRGGSIKGLIEARGTWDGTKHTGMVPDLRQKLDALAEAITKKMNEVHEQGYGLDTSTGGVYEHVKLFKEPADFPGDTFVSWASFIDLNPAVRDNLDKLAAATQVETLPDGNVRGQPGDGSNALALAALKHDVTMMGNASFDDYWRSAVAQIGVDAQEARRMCKNQEVLLQQLDNKRQQTAGVSIDEEMTNMIRFQHAYGAAARLITAVDEMLEILISRLGVVGR